In the Nerophis ophidion isolate RoL-2023_Sa linkage group LG19, RoL_Noph_v1.0, whole genome shotgun sequence genome, GTATAAGCAAatataggggtgtccaaactttttccagggaggaaaaaattcataaaaatacataaaaattgaACTTtcaatgattccgtacattaaaGATACCAAAGTCGATCTATCTAAATTATCTGAACACATCTACATTTTAGCTTCTGCTTATCAGTATCAAATTacattaaccttcctcttgtgttagctttctgttaccatctcttatgttaacgggtcggttttgacccatgtcttaaatcagctgtaaaatacattaaaaacaatgatctatcatccaatttgttcctcatctcttggttacctcgttaggcttccttatccttgaaaatattggttttaatatttttggtttgggcaattgggcctttttttgtcagtatacccctcgatttcaatttttaaaaatggtaaaacgaacctcaaaagaatcatataaataaaaaaaaggttgttgtgttacctaactattactaaggggtattagaacacatctcttaaataaatgtgttttgtttattttttcattttaagaattttaactatagtaacatctatggtgttacgggtcaatttcgacccatatatatttacttcaagaaaaaggctaaaaggtatttttttcagcaacagaaatccaacatcaaacaaacaacaaccaatcaagcaaatgaaaccaagagaaatagattactagttccaaaactaataaaaaaacaaaatcagagtggcaaaaagtgacacttttagtgtccgtcttttgtttgtttttgtacaggataacaaggtaaaatgagaatccactaaagctcacatgattgggagaggagctggctgtcagtgtgttcagttttggctcttatctttgctttatcatcttatttttataactgggtcgaaaccgaccctaacaacaccatccatccatccatccattttctaccgcttattccctttcggggtcgcggggggcaagggcataatttctaccagagcattttataatttggtgaaaaaaattaaaatgttttattttgttgacaaagaggttcctgacaaagtcaaaaagctttgatgcaaaaaaaataaatgtatgtggtgtttttatgcatttaaaaactaaaacgggtcggtgccgaccctaacacaagacgaaggttaaataccaatcaattaatcaatcagtcaatctttatttatatagccctaaatcacaagtgtctcaaagggtgtgccaaaccacaacgacatcctcggtagagcccacataagggcaaggaaaaactcacacccatagggacgtcggtgacagtgacaatgatgactatgagaaaacttggagaggaccgcatatgtgggcaaccccccctaggggaccgaaagcaatggatgtcgagcgtgtctaacatgatacagtgaaaagtccaatccatagtggatccaacataacggtgagagtccagtccaaagtggatccaatatagtagcgagtaaacaatagtaaacatactgtatcctgcgggccgtacgtttgccACCCCTGAAATAAATGATCTAGATACGTCAATCCTGTTTTTTCAAAGTCCAAAACCTAATTaagtgttttaaaaaagctgcacCACTCACCCCTTCAACTTTGATATTTGATAAACCAACAGTAAATCACTCTGTCTGCAACTTAATTTTAAAGCAAACAATTTATAAGACTTAGACttgctttttattgtcattcaaatttgaactttacaggttgatatatatatatatatatatatatatatatatatatatatatatatatatatatatatatatatatatatatcaacctgtaaagacttccctctccccagccacttcgtccaataattgatatatatatatatatatatatatatatatatatcaattattggacgaagtggctggggagagggaagtctgggggattctctgcttaggctgctgcccccgcgacccgacctcagagaagatggatggatggaaggacaaTAAACGATTTATCAGACAAAGGTATGCTCATTTTTTAGCCGTAAATCCCTGCTCTGTATTAATTTTCCCTCTGCTGGATGGAGCCGGGTAGTGCACCACACGAACTGACGTCATTGATGCTGGTGGTGGATTGCTATGATCGGCTGTGATGCCTCCTCagtttattgctttatttgcttCAGCTTCGCCTACACGTTatagttagaaaaaaaaaaaacaataagtagacaaaaaaaaagtgatacTTGCTTAACTCCGAAAAGATGCACTGAAAATaatattgaattatatttatatagcgctttttctctagtgactcaaagcgctttacatagtgaaacccaatatctaagttacatttaaaccagagtgggtggcactgggagcaggtgggtaaagtgtcttgcccaaggacacaacggcagtgactaggatggcagaagcggggatcgaacctgcaacccccaagttgctggcacggccactctaccaaccgagctataccgccccctattaataataatacatatatattaataaataaatagataaatatattgcacttttccacatgcgtccacgtttatggatgtatgttatattgtctttttcattccagcgagttaatccattttgtggggagttgaggggatcatttaattatgatgcgttcaagagtcttacggcctgagggtgtaccccaccttccgcctggacgcagcggaacctctttctagagtcgaCAAAGACAAaattattctctttttttttttttttttttgccatatactgctgttgtgtccttgggcaagacactttactcacctgcttccagtgccacccaccactggtttaaatgtaacttagatattgggtttcactatgtaaatcgctttgagtcactagagaaaaagcgctatataaatataattcacaataaatCCCTGCCCTGTACTAATTTGCCCTTTGCTGGATGGAGCCGGGTAGTGCACCACACGAACTGACGTCATTGATGCTGGTTTGCTATGATCGGTTGTGATGCCTCTTCTGTTTGTTCTTTTATTTGCTTCAGCTTCGCCTACACGTTATTgttagcagaaaaaaaaaaaaaacattaagtagagagggaaaaaaaaaaaaaaaaaagtccataaaGAGTCGGCGCATCTTTCATGCGCAGCACCACGTGTGCCGCgttcatatatgtatttatatatttatatgcttcTGGAGGCGGGGATTGGCCACACTTGGTCTTATTAGCGAGCGACGAGCGCTCCGGAGCCCGCCAGTGCGGAATTTGGAGGTGTTTGTCGGCTGCTGCGCGTGCGTAAAAGCGCAAAGTAACTTCCCCAGTGCGCGGCGTTGTCTCTTCCCCCCTTTCCTCCATTTGGATTCTATCAGGATGATATTCATCACTTATTGCCACTGCTGGATATTTACGCTCCTCGCCCTCCATGCCCTTTTACGCGCCTCCCTGGCCCGCAGCGAGGGGAATACGATCCGGTACCAGTGCGACGAGGAGGCGGCGGCGGGCACCGGGATAGGCAACCTGGCCAAGGACATGTCCTTGAGCGCGCCTCACTCCTCCAGGACCAGTTTCAGGATGATGAGGCAGTTTAACGACTCCTTCATCCGGGTGCGGGAGAGCGACGGGCAGCTGAGCGTCGGCGAGCGGATGGACCGGGAGAGGATGTGCCGACACTCCCCGCAGTGTCTCGTCGCCTTCGACGTGGTCAGCTTCTCCAAAGAGCGCTACAAGCTGATCCACGTCGAGGTGGAGATCAAAGACGTCAACGACAACTCCCCGGAGTTCCCCAGCGCCGAGTCCGTGGTGGAGATCTCGGAGAACGCGGCCCCGGGCTCCCGCGTCCCCCTGGACCCGGCCGTGGACTTGGACGTGGGTTCCAACTACATCCAAAGCTACCAGATCTCCGTCAACAGCCACTTCACTATTGACGTGCTCCTGAGAGCGGATGGGGTTAAATATGCGGAGTTGGTGCTGATGAAGGAGCTGGATAGGGAGACCCAGGCGTCCTACACCTTGGACCTGGTCGCCACGGACGGAGGCAACCCAACCAGGTCCGGGTCCACAAAGATAACGGTCAGAGTGACGGACTTTAACGACAACAGTCCGGTGTTTGACCAGAATAGCTTCTCGGTGAACCTGCCGGAGGATGCTCCTGTAGGGACTGTGATCCTGGACCTGAACGCGGAGGACGCGGACGAGGGGCAGAACGGCGAGGTGGTCTACGGGTTCGGGAAACAGGTCTCGCATGTGATCAGGGAGCTTTTCCACGTGGACAACAGATCGGGACGTTTGACGCTGCGGAGCCCGGTGGACTTTGAGGACAAGCGTACCTACGAGCTGGACGTCCAGGCGACCGACTTGGGACCCAACCCGACCCCGTCGGTGTGCAAGATCGTCATCCACGTCACGGACGTCAACGACAACGCGCCGGGCATCAGCATCACCCCGATGACCTCCATCACCACGGGCACGGCGCACATCAGCGAGGCGGCGGAGAAGGACAGCCTGGTGGCGCTGGTCACCACCTCGGACCGGGACGCCGGGGTGAACGGCCAGGTCCACTGCACCCTCTACGGCCACGACCACTTCAAACTGCGGCAGGCGTACGAGGACAGCTACATGGTGGTGACGGCCGCCCCTTTGGACCGGGAGAGGATCAGCGAGTACAACCTCACCGTCATGGCGGAGGACTTCGGCTCCCCGCCCCTCAGGAAGATCACCCAGTACACCATCCGAATCAGCGACGAGAACGACAACGCCCCGCGTTTCACCAAGCCCGTCTACGAAGTGTCCGTGGCGGAGAACAACGCCCCCGGCGCCTACCTGGCCACCGTGGAGGCCACCGACGCCGATCTGGGCAACAACGGCAAGATCACCTACAGGCTTGTGGACAGCCTCGTCATGGGTTCGCCCGTCAACACCTTCGTCTCGCTCAATTCCGTGTCGGGGTCCATCTACGCCTTGAGGAGCTTCAACTACGAGGTCATGAAGCAGCTGGACGTCCACGTGCAGGCCGGCGACGGCGGTTCGCCGCAGCTGCAGAGCACGGCGGTCGTCCGCTTGAAAGTGGCGGATCAGAACGATAACGAGCCCTCAATAATCGAGCCGCCGCTCTACAAGGGCTCCGCCGACGTCTTCCTGCCTAAAGACGCGCCGCCGGGTTTCGTGGTCACGCACATCAAGGCTACGGACGCTGACGAGGGCCTCAACGCTCATTTGTCCTATAAGATCACGGAGGGGGCGCAGCTGGGGTTCTCCGTGGACAAAGACACGGGGAAGGTGCACGTGAGCCGACAGCTGACCTATGACCTCACCGACAGCGTCAAAGCCGTGGTGTCGGTGAGCGACGGCGGCTCCCCGTCCTTGACCTCCACCGCCATCATCCACTTCAACTTCATCGAGGGCACGGCGCCCAGCCCGCCCTCCTCGGCCCACGACGAGTACCTCTTCGAGTGGGACACCTCGGTGGCCATTATCGTCGTGCTGGCGGGGAGCTGCTCCCTCCTGCTGCTCGCCATCGTTCTCATCACCACCATTTGCAGCCGCCGCAGGAAGGAGGCGAGGGAAAGCTACGACGAGCGGGAGGAGGCGCCCAAGAAAACGGAGAGCGCCGAAGGCGCCCGCATGGACTCCATGGTCGGCAGCCACATGGTGAAAGCATTCGAGCCGCACCCTTTCCCGGAGCAGCCGCCGCTCGCCGCCGGGAACGCGGGGGAGATGAGTTGTGAGGACGGGTGTCAGGCGGCGGGCGTCTTTGAGCCCGCCAACAGGGTCATGGAGGGTAAACTAAAGGTAAGCAATAAGTGACGGGGCGGGGCTTTTTTTTGGTGGGTCATGTtgtaaaatgtctttttttgggATTTTCAGGGCTACTCCACGTTACCCGGATACGGGAAGGAAGCCTTGAGACCGATAACCATCTGGAAGGGCAATTCCTTCACAACCATCTCGGCGAGGGACCCACACATCAGCGGCAAGGACAGCGGCAAAGGAGACAGCGACTTCAACGACAGCGACTCCGACATCAGCGGGGACGTGCACAAAAAAGACTCGCCGCCCACCAACGGTGAGACGCGTACAGCATATCAGAGTTGTCCATCTGGCGGCACGGGGGCCCCGGAATGATGATGTTTGAAGGTTGTAATCTCCTAAAGAGCAGGGAAACaggcatatatacacataaactgtatatacatatatacatacatatatacttcatacatacatacatacatacatacatatatatatatatatatatatatatatatatatatatatatacacatatatatatatatatagatatacatatatatgtatatatatatatatatatatatatatatatatatatatatatgtatatctatatatatatatatatatatatatatatatatacatatatatttatatataaacacacacatacatatagacatacacatatacatacatatatatatatatatatatatatatatatatatatacacacatatacatatatacatacaaatatatatatatatgtatatatatatatatatatatatatatatatatatatatatatacacatatacatgtatacaaatatacacacattatatatatatgtatatatatatatatatatatatacatacacatatgcccCCCTGATTTTGAACTGAAATTCAGGGGATTTTAAATTCAGGGAAACCTGCAGGACAAccggcgaaacaggcttgtagtgaTGAAATagcgtctgtgttttttcctcacatacacatacacatacatatacatatatatatatatatatatatatatatatatatatttacacacacattagctgaggaaaaaacacatttaatctCTACAAGCCTATTTCGCCTGTCGTTTTCCTGCAGGTTTCCCTGGATTTAAAATCCCCTGAAATTCAGTTCAAAATTAGggggcatatatgtatgtgtgtatatatatacatatatatacatttttgcaCGAAATTTCCCAAAAGACTGGAGTgctcctgttgtgtagaggaacttggaccactgggAACACatcggcagatccttgcattgtcATTTtaaaccttgctagcaaacatagaacactggggtcccAACTTGGGATTTACATacctgaggcgttcctcaagcaCCCCTTTAGGTCCTTTCCCTGTTTGCAGTTTAGAAGATGTCGCTGTAGTAGTCCTTTGttcaaacctgctcagtggccttgtggttagagtgtccgtcatgagatcggtaagtcgtgagtcataccaaagactactcggttggtaaagtggccgtgccagcaacttgagggttccaggttcgatccccgcttccgccatcctagtcactgccgttgtgtccttgggcaagacactttacccacctgctcccagttcctcccacactggtttaaatgtaacttagatattgggtttcactatgtaaagcgatctgagtcactagagaaacagcgctatataaatataattaatttcattataaaaaaaaatgggacccattgcctccctgcttggcactcagcatttagggttggaattgagggttgaaACCCCAAAATGATTCCGAGCGTGGccactgttgctgctcactgctccactcatCTCTtatggggtggaacaaggggatgggttgtatgcagagggtcatttcaccacacctagtgtgtgtgtgactattagtggTACTTTAAGTTTAACCTGTTCAATTCATCTAGTCGTTCTAGTGGTGtacctcaaggttccattttaggtcttcTCTTCTTCTTTATTCTTCACCAGACCTGCTCAgtagccttgtggttagtgtccgccctgagatcggtaggtcgtgggtttaagcccggccgagtcataccaaaaacgactttaaaaaatgggacccgttccctccctgcttgtcactcagcattaagggttggaattgagggttaaatcaccaaaatgtttcccgggcgtggccgccgctgctgctcactgctcccctcacctcttatggggtggaacaaggggacgggtctaatgcagagggtttatttcaccacacctagtgtgtgtgtgtgtgtgtgtgtgtgactatcagtgatactttaactttaacttgttcaacttatttagtcattctagtggtgttcctcagggTTCCGTAGTAGGTCctctcttcttctccttcttcattTGTGCTATTTGActattcagttaaaaaaactcacatttttgcagaagatccttaaaaacagcagagcgctcctgtaactccgacaaaataaaaacaactaaattaAAAACAGCAacttatttaaattaaatttaaattaaaaacagCAACTTATTTAGTCattctagtggtgttcctcagggTTCCGTTGTAGGtcctctcttcttcttcttcttcatttgTGCTATTTGACTATCCAGttaaaaaaactcacatttttgcagaagatccttaaaaacagcagagcgctcctgtaactccgacaaaataaaaacaagtaaatTAAAAACAGCAacttatttaaattaaatttaaattaaaaacagCAACTTATTTAGTCattctagtggtgttcctcagggTTCCGTTGTAGGTCCTCTCTTCTTCTTCATTTGTACTATTTGACTATCCAGttaaaaaaactcacatttttgcagaagatccttaaaaacagcagaccgCTCCTGTAACTccgacaaaataaaaacaacaaaattaaaCGTCTACTGCATACTTGGGTGggtcggggggcgtggttaagaggggaggagtatatatatatatatatatatatatatatatatatatatatatatatatatatatatatacttgactttcagtgaattctagctgtatatatatatatatatatatatatataggtatatgaaaatagaataaatacttgaatttcagtgttcatttatttacacatttacacacacataacactctactcattgttgagttaagggttgaattgtccatccttgtttttctaaccatatgcatgtacagtagatggcagtattgtcctgtttaagagtttcacaacattgctgtttacggcagacgaaccgcTTTATGGTAGACggaaacggactgctgttgttgtgtgttgttttaccgcgctgggaggaggttaatgaaacggcctaacaataaacccacataagaaaccaagaacttgccctcgattaTTCTattgttataacgtcattgggcagacacgctctttatacacgtcactcacgtccgcatggagctggagggggcgtggcctccagctccgcctgaatttcgggagtctcccggaaaatccgggagggttggcatgtatggtCTACTGTGAAGGATGTCCAAAAAAAAGACTAATAGTGAGTGAACATGTAATTAAATATTCCTGCCGTAATTAAGCTACCGTTCCCTTACAGCTTTGTGGGCGTGCACGAGCGAGTGCAAAGTGCTGGGCCACTCGGACAGATGCTGGAGCCCCTCGGCCACCAGGCCCAACACCAGCATGGCCTCGGGACCCAACCTGTCCACCTTCTCCAGGACGGCATCCCTTCCCCGGGACACCAGGAGGGAACACTACTACCCATCCCACGTGCCTAAAGGCAACGGCCTGCAGAGCGTGTACGAAAAAGTCCAACACCAGGAGTTTGATTACATCCTCGTGGGGCCGCCGACGCCGGCCAGAATACAAGAAACGGACGAGATCTCCATCCCAGAATACACAAACTCTTAAAAGACGACAAACGGATGGACTTTTTACTGTACAGTTAATGACTTTACTGTATGTCGTGACTTGTGGTCTGTCATGTGTCCGTCATATGATCATGTGTAATATGCAAGATTTTTGTACATCGATAATATATTTTTCATAAGGCTTCAATGTAAAGATGAATTTTGTTATGACTTTTCAAGAGCATGTGTTATTTAATTGAGGACATAAAGGGGCTCTCCTGCTGTGAAAAACAATCAATATGAACAATATTTGTGCTGGATcgtttcttctttctttttttttttttttttggtcactaTGTTGCacaaataaactgaaaaaaatgtgttgatgtcacatacatttgtatttgtaGGAAGTCATAAAGCATGTTAATATTATGTTAAAATGATGGTGATTCAGGCTTTGTATATTCGACGAATATGGagggcaagtttttttttttttaattattttttggtacgaaaatgtatgtatttaatgatttttttttttaatagttacaGAACATTAAGAAATAAGATAATCTGGTCAAACAAAAATAATCATCTTCTAATGCGAATTGTAAAATTGTATATGTTGCCACAAAAAAGCTACAATTCcaaagtcttgtttttttgttgtttttttaagcattcaatttaagaaataaaatgtaaaatatgttttttttggttattttttttagaaaatcatATTACATtcttgtagggttgtacggtatactggtactaataaagtacagttactaattaattaattaattagtacTATACTTCATTTTAGAAATaccagtagttttttttttaacagacatCATGGCACTACCAGAGGAGCACGTTCGGCAATGTACACgtactgagtacttacaagcagacacagtgtgaagACCTAAGAggcagaatggacgcattttggcttaaaaacgatAAATGTAATGCTTTGGTGCTTTGAAACATAGCTAGCTAGCATCCatctgcagtcggcagtgttttagctacttttaaatcactattCAAATATAGTAAGTTtcatacaagtatcatccctgcaggacgaggaataaggAGAGAATTTTCAATGAATAATTAGACTTGTTTATCTATGCAGTCATgggtttttaattttattttcataaatccagtttttaattactttttgtCAACAATCCTACTAAATTAGGCTCCATTAATAACATGTAGTGCCAGAATTGGTATGGTATATTCTAAAGTACaccaaaaaatgttgttctgtgaCCAATTAGACTTGATTATATATGCATGAGTActaatttgatttattttcatGAATGTTGCTTGGGAAATTGACACATTTTGCGAGATTTTTCGTATGAAAATAAAATCGATAAGTATATAGACAGAGTAGTAACTAGTTATTcagaaaaaaatacagaaattgtGTTACAAAATAACAGAGGGAGCCTATTATCACGAGAATTTAGAAGGGTTTTCTACAAAAAGTTATACTCAATGATTTAAAAATcaaaacatattttaaggaaTTATTTCATCAGTCATTACATACTGTAAGTAATGCATTAGTTCTTCTACAAAACCCTACTAAAATCCTGTAAAAAATAAACAGATTGATGAAAAGACAatagcttttatttattttactgaaTGACAGACAAGTCCTGAACATTTCAAATGTGTTTttacaatgtgttacagtgcattacatttagaaaaaaactaaGCTACCGATTGATTAATTTCAATAAATtgaactgtcaaaaaaaaaaaaaaaagcaatttgtaaaataaataaattttccGATTATTAAATTAcataattttacacatttttgggAATGGGGAAAGAATCCATCTGAGAACACACCGGATCTAAGAAATATTGTATTGTGCCATTAATTACTGGAATCAACAAAACAAACCCTACATtcctaaaaattg is a window encoding:
- the si:ch211-199f5.1 gene encoding protocadherin-8 — protein: MPPLRGTYFVQISCERRALRSPPVRNLEVFVGCCACVKAQSNFPSARRCLFPPFLHLDSIRMIFITYCHCWIFTLLALHALLRASLARSEGNTIRYQCDEEAAAGTGIGNLAKDMSLSAPHSSRTSFRMMRQFNDSFIRVRESDGQLSVGERMDRERMCRHSPQCLVAFDVVSFSKERYKLIHVEVEIKDVNDNSPEFPSAESVVEISENAAPGSRVPLDPAVDLDVGSNYIQSYQISVNSHFTIDVLLRADGVKYAELVLMKELDRETQASYTLDLVATDGGNPTRSGSTKITVRVTDFNDNSPVFDQNSFSVNLPEDAPVGTVILDLNAEDADEGQNGEVVYGFGKQVSHVIRELFHVDNRSGRLTLRSPVDFEDKRTYELDVQATDLGPNPTPSVCKIVIHVTDVNDNAPGISITPMTSITTGTAHISEAAEKDSLVALVTTSDRDAGVNGQVHCTLYGHDHFKLRQAYEDSYMVVTAAPLDRERISEYNLTVMAEDFGSPPLRKITQYTIRISDENDNAPRFTKPVYEVSVAENNAPGAYLATVEATDADLGNNGKITYRLVDSLVMGSPVNTFVSLNSVSGSIYALRSFNYEVMKQLDVHVQAGDGGSPQLQSTAVVRLKVADQNDNEPSIIEPPLYKGSADVFLPKDAPPGFVVTHIKATDADEGLNAHLSYKITEGAQLGFSVDKDTGKVHVSRQLTYDLTDSVKAVVSVSDGGSPSLTSTAIIHFNFIEGTAPSPPSSAHDEYLFEWDTSVAIIVVLAGSCSLLLLAIVLITTICSRRRKEARESYDEREEAPKKTESAEGARMDSMVGSHMVKAFEPHPFPEQPPLAAGNAGEMSCEDGCQAAGVFEPANRVMEGKLKGYSTLPGYGKEALRPITIWKGNSFTTISARDPHISGKDSGKGDSDFNDSDSDISGDVHKKDSPPTNALWACTSECKVLGHSDRCWSPSATRPNTSMASGPNLSTFSRTASLPRDTRREHYYPSHVPKGNGLQSVYEKVQHQEFDYILVGPPTPARIQETDEISIPEYTNS